A window of Streptomyces sp. SAI-127 contains these coding sequences:
- a CDS encoding carbohydrate ABC transporter permease has translation MTAVGTTPDQVSTRRSRRPRGLSAHVFLIVAVLISVFPFVWTIIMATNTTQDIYKSPPKLTFGSHLLENIRHMLKTIDFFGSMLNTIVVASVTTLLVLFVDSLAAFAFAKFDFPGRRVLFAALLGFMMLPLQLGILPQFILVSKIGWVGTLSALVPPSLANAFGIFWLRQYIQSGVPDELLDAARIDGAGFFRQYWNITLPMIKPGLSFLAIYAFVNAWNDYIWPLVVLTKPGHVTLQVALAQLNVAHNTDYSMVMAGVLMASVPMLVVFSIFARGFIAGATEGAVQGS, from the coding sequence ATGACGGCAGTGGGCACGACGCCGGATCAGGTGAGCACGAGGCGGTCCCGACGCCCCAGGGGCCTGAGCGCGCACGTCTTCCTCATCGTGGCTGTCCTGATCTCGGTCTTCCCGTTCGTGTGGACGATCATCATGGCGACCAACACCACCCAGGACATCTACAAGAGTCCGCCGAAGCTGACCTTCGGCTCCCACCTGCTGGAGAACATCCGGCACATGCTCAAGACCATCGACTTCTTCGGGTCGATGCTCAACACCATCGTCGTCGCGTCCGTCACCACCCTCCTGGTGCTGTTCGTCGACTCCCTGGCCGCTTTCGCCTTCGCCAAGTTCGACTTCCCCGGACGCAGGGTGCTCTTCGCCGCGCTGCTGGGGTTCATGATGCTGCCGTTGCAGCTGGGCATCCTTCCGCAGTTCATCCTCGTCTCCAAGATCGGCTGGGTCGGCACGCTCAGCGCACTCGTCCCGCCCTCTCTCGCCAACGCCTTCGGCATCTTCTGGCTGCGCCAGTACATCCAGAGCGGCGTGCCCGACGAACTTCTCGACGCCGCCCGCATCGACGGCGCCGGGTTCTTCCGGCAGTACTGGAACATCACGCTGCCCATGATCAAGCCGGGGCTGTCCTTCCTCGCCATCTACGCCTTCGTCAACGCCTGGAACGACTACATCTGGCCGCTCGTCGTGCTCACCAAGCCCGGCCACGTCACCCTTCAGGTGGCGCTCGCCCAGCTCAACGTCGCCCACAACACCGACTACAGCATGGTGATGGCCGGTGTGCTCATGGCATCCGTCCCGATGCTCGTCGTCTTCTCGATCTTCGCCCGAGGCTTCATCGCGGGCGCGACGGAAGGTGCCGTGCAGGGCAGCTGA